The proteins below come from a single Pleuronectes platessa chromosome 3, fPlePla1.1, whole genome shotgun sequence genomic window:
- the notum2 gene encoding carboxylesterase notum2 — protein sequence MKILGQIAFLLLLGGIWCQNNRNAKATGKSTKRSGGNQGGDVDQSPPVVELIPGSTGATGSMAEAGRESAAGARAAGQQTNDMRLHFLKNTKVTCNDGTAAGFYLKEFRGSRRWLLFLEGGWCCHSRETCDSRYQNIPRLMSSSGWHETKRGTGLLSSQAEENSHWHNANIVFIPYCSSDVWSGTGPTPTPPPRPRQGREKEREQNANKTEYTFMGSLIIREVIKDLIPKGIKLAKVVMLSGTSAGGTGVLLNIERVASQLEQLGAEAQVRGLVDSGWFLESKQQRSPNCPETVSCSPEDAIKIGLRLWNGVVPDRCRQLYKRGEEWQCFFGHKLYSTLTSPLFVVQWLFDEEQLRVENIYMGGQSLSEHQWQYIQNLGRELTTSLRDVTAVFAPSCLSHTVLTRSNWMTFQVRGTSLPRALHCWDRSLEATRNNRTPAKGCPFHLVDTCQWPQCNPTCPALVDQATQQELTLLQMLVALGLDLQRLGLDPQGDADYPATMVSNGG from the exons ATGAAGATATTGGGCCAGATTGCCTTCTTGCTTCTGCTTGGGGGAATCTGGTGTCAGAACAACCGTAATGCTAAAGCTACTGGCAAGTCCACCAAGAGGTCTGGTGGGAACCAAGGAGGTGATGTTGACCAGTCACCCCCTGTCGTTGAACTGATTCCTGGAAGCACTGGAGCCACTGGAA GCATGGCTGAAGCCGGACGGGAGAGCGCTGCTGGGGCTCGAGCAGCTGGACAGCAGACAAATGATATGAGGCTGCATTTCCTCAAGAACACCAAAGTCACATGTAATGATGGAACAGCAGCTGG GTTTTACCTAAAGGAGTTCAGAGGAAGCCGCCGATGGCTGTTATTTCTGGAAG GTGGCTGGTGCTGTCACAGCAGAGAGACCTGTGATTCCAGGTACCAAAATATCCCACGACTAATGAGCTCATCAGGATGGCACGAAACAAAAAGAG GAACTGGACTACTTTCTTCCCAAGCAGAGGAAAACTCTCACTGGCATAATGCAAACATTGT ATTCATCCCGTACTGTTCCAGTGATGTATGGAGTGGTACTGGGCCGACCCCAACCCCCCCGCCACGGCCACGacaaggaagagagaaagaaagagaacaaaATGCAAACAAGA CTGAGTACACTTTCATGGGATCCCTGATCATCCGAGAGGTCATCAAAGACCTCATCCCCAAAGGAATCAAGCTGGCCAAGGTTGTAATGCTGTCTGGCACAAG TGCTGGCGGGACAGGTGTTTTGCTGAACATCGAGAGGGTGGCCAGTCagctggagcagctgggtgCCGAGGCTCAGGTCCGAGGCCTGGTGGACTCTGGCTGGTTTTTAGAGAGTAAGCAGCAGAGATCACCCAACTGTCCCGAGACCGTCTCCTGCTCACCTGAAGATGCCATCAAGATAGGACTCAG gttGTGGAATGGGGTTGTGCCTGACAGGTGTCGGCAGCTCtataagagaggagaggagtggcaGTGCTTCTTTGGACACAAACTCTACTCTACCTTGACCT CCCCTCTGTTTGTTGTGCAGTGGCTGTTCGATGAGGAGCAGCTGCGGGTCGAGAACATCTACATGGGAGGACAGAGTCTGTCTGAGCATCAGTGGCAGTACATACAGAACCTGGGCAGAGAGCTCACAACCTCCCTAAGAGATGTCAC GGCTGTGTTTGCTCCATCTTGCCTCTCCCACACAGTGCTGACTAGAAG CAACTGGATGACTTTCCAAGTACGAGGTACTTCTCTGCCGCGGGCCCTACACTGCTGGGACAGGAGCCTGGAGGCAACACGCAACAACAGGACTCCAGCAAAAGGTTGTCCTTTTCACCTGGTCGACACCTGCCAGTGGCCCCAGTGCAACCCCACCTGCCCGGCCTTGGTGGACCAGGCCACCCAGCAGGAGCTTACCCTGCTCCAGATGCTAGTAGCCTTGGGCCTTGACCTCCAGAGGCTCGGCTTGGATCCCCAGGGAGATGCAGATTATCCTGCCACCATGGTCAGCAATGGTGGCTAA